A stretch of Henckelia pumila isolate YLH828 chromosome 4, ASM3356847v2, whole genome shotgun sequence DNA encodes these proteins:
- the LOC140861517 gene encoding uncharacterized protein has product MRTAQSLQKSYADRQRRDLEFVVGDHVSVGIARMKGVMHSGRRGKLSPRLIDPFEILARAGTLAYRIELPPSPTAVHNVFHVSMLRKYISNPSHVLDYEPLHLMSDLSLKERPVQILEHEERRLRTQVLPMVMCRTFPKLVVAFSVMNSADWSLGSSCRRRLFFSDLRRTVVKFSRGIVH; this is encoded by the exons ATGAGGACCGCACAGAGTCTTCAAAAGAGTTATGCTGACCGACAACGACGAGACCTTGAGTTTGTAGTTGGTGACCATGTCTCTGTGGGAATTGCGCGCATGAAGGGCGTGATGCATTCTGGTAGGCGGGGCAAGCTCAGTCCGAGGTTGATCGATCCGTTCGAGATCCTAGCGAGGGCTGGTACGTTGGCATACCGTATAGAACTACCGCCTAGTCCCACGGCTGTGCAcaacgtgttccatgtatcgatgttgcggaaatatatCTCCAATCCATCTCACGTATTGGATTATGAGCCTCTACACTTGATGTCAGACTTGTCGCTCAAGGAGCGACCAGTGCAAATCTTAGAACatgaggagcggaggcttaggacgcaaGTTCTTCCCATG GTGATGTGTAGAACATTTCCTAAGCTTGTGGTAGCTTTTTCCGTCATGAATAGTGCAGATTGGAGCTTGGGAAGCTCATGCCGCCGTCGCCTGTTTTTCTCCGATCTACGCCGCACGGTGGTCAAATTCAGTCGTGGCATAGTGCATTAG